In a single window of the Phaeodactylum tricornutum CCAP 1055/1 PHATR_bd_43x36 genomic scaffold, whole genome shotgun sequence genome:
- a CDS encoding predicted protein: YSQVLENSPVATKAATSATVYTIGDFIAQRTQGAAMGDLDRGRIVRSMLAGLIGHGPLSHFWYNVCDHFFDNVLHWTAWWSFFPKVVVDQTTWGPIWNNTYILLLGLMKLEKLETIWSDMKRTTVPLILSGLKLWPLAHCVTYGLVPVENRLLWVDAVEILWVTILATTA; encoded by the coding sequence TACTCACAGGTTTTGGAAAACTCGCCGGTAGCCACCAAGGCCGCCACTTCGGCGACCGTCTACACCATTGGCGACTTTATTGCGCAGCGTACCCAGGGCGCGGCCATGGGTGACCTGGATCGGGGCCGCATTGTCCGTTCCATGCTGGCCGGACTGATCGGACACGGACCACTCAGTCACTTTTGGTACAATGTCTGCGATCACTTTTTCGACAATGTGCTGCACTGGACCGCTTGGTGGAGTTTCTTCCCCAAAGTAGTTGTCGACCAAACCACGTGGGGTCCCATTTGGAACAATACTTACATTCTACTCCTCGGTCtgatgaagttggaaaaacTCGAAACGATCTGGTCCGACATGAAGCGTACCACGGTCCCGCTCATCCTTTCCGGTCTGAAGCTGTGGCCGCTCGCACACTGCGTCACGTACGGACTGGTCCCGGTCGAAAACCGACTGCTCTGGGTGGACGCGGTCGAAATTCTGTGGGTCACCATTCTGGCCACGACCGCC